In one Pseudoliparis swirei isolate HS2019 ecotype Mariana Trench chromosome 23, NWPU_hadal_v1, whole genome shotgun sequence genomic region, the following are encoded:
- the LOC130188704 gene encoding G-protein coupled receptor family C group 5 member D — MTMEMHTPLLPLVLLCSVPLSALCQAIPTNSSSSSSSSSNVTMKGCGRGLDPVYRFLCDRRAAWGIVLETLAASGFLFSVGLLLGLLLWALWICCSSRSQRSSIGGTVACMSMFLLATAGIFAVTFSFIVRLTPQTCPTRLFLFSVLFALAFACLLARCLALLGFAAARGWGEAALALALFGVQVIISAQWLMVVLVRDGRPCEYSQEEFVMLQIYVLCLLAVASVLSVRFLYRCCFTYSYGFAGGARQQSRTQAVTLCLTLLLSACIWVVWIAMLVRGNPEVERRPRWDDPVLCVALVANGWVLLMGHGLAQIAGFCRGEAKSKDIPLSFAGWTSPCAEIPGLTSTNDGKDNGSFESDSESRRGPEQRLRSPYESEVDTDRDYTIPRPQTTNYLEPYDEY, encoded by the exons ATGACGATGGAGATGCACACGCCCCTGCTCCCCCTGGTGCTCCTCTGCTCCGTCCCCCTCAGCGCTCTGTGCCAGGCGATCCCaaccaactcctcctcctcctcctcctcctcctccaacgtcACCATGAAGGGCTGCGGCCGGGGCCTGGACCCCGTGTACCGGTTCCTGTGTGACCGGCGTGCGGCGTGGGGCATCGTGCTGGAGACGCTGGCCGCCTCCGGCTTCCTGTTCAGCGTGGGGCTGCTGCTCGGCCTGCTGCTCTGGGCCCTCTGGATCTGCTGCTCCTCCCGGAGCCAGCGCAGCAGCATCGGCGGCACGGTGGCGTGCATGTCCATGTTCCTGCTGGCCACGGCGGGGATCTTCGCCgtcaccttctccttcatcgTGCGCCTCACCCCTCAGACCTGCCCCAcccgcctcttcctcttcagcgTGCTCTTCGCCCTGGCCTTCGCCTGCCTGCTGGCGCGCTGCCTGGCGCTGCTGGGCTTCGCGGCGGCCCGCGGCTGGGGGGAGGCGGCCCTGGCCCTGGCGCTCTTCGGCGTGCAGGTGATCATCTCCGCCCAGTGGCTGATGGTGGTGCTGGTGCGGGACGGGAGACCCTGCGAGTACAGCCAGGAGGAGTTCGTCATGCTGCAGATCTACGTCCTGTGCCTGCTGGCCGTcgcctccgtcctctccgtgcGCTTCCTGTACCGCTGCTGCTTCACCTACAGCTACGGCTTCGCGGGCGGCGCCCGCCAGCAGAGCCGGACGCAGGCCGTCACGCTGTGCCTCACGCTGCTGCTCTCCGCCTGCATCTGGGTGGTGTGGATCGCGATGCTCGTCAGGGGGAACCCCGAGGTGGAGCGCCGGCCGCGGTGGGACGACCCGGTGCTCTGCGTGGCGCTGGTGGCCAACGGCTGGGTGCTGCTGATGGGCCACGGGCTCGCCCAGATCGCCGGCTTCTGCAGGGGGGAGGCCAAGTCCAAGGACATCCCTCTGAGCTTCGCGGGGTGGACCAGCCCGTGCGCGGAGATCCCCGGACTGACCAGCACCAACGACGGGAAGGACAACGGAAGCTTTGAGAGCGATAGCGAGagcaggagag GCCCTGAGCAGCGTCTACGCTCGCCCTACGAGTCG gaagtCGACACCGACAGAGATTACACCATCCCTCGCCCGCAGACCACCAACTACCTGGAACCGTATGACGAATATTGA